Genomic segment of Streptomyces longhuiensis:
AGCGCCGTGGCGGCGCCGGCTATCTGGTTCACCGCCGTGCCCCGCACCTGTCTGACCGCCTCCGCTATGCCGTTCATCCCGTGCAGGTACGCCTCGCCGAGCTGCCCGCCGTGCGTGTTGAGCGGGAGCCGACGCTCCGCCACGAAGTCGGCCGCCTCACCCGGCCCGCAGAACCCGAATTCCTCCAGCTGCATCAGCACGAACGGCGTGAAGTGGTCGTAGAGGATCCCCACATCGATCTCGCCCGGCGCCAGCCCGGCCGACCGCCACAACTGCCGTGCCACGACCCCCATTTCGGGCAGGCCTGTCATGTCGTCCCGGTAGAAACTCGTCATCTGCTCCTGGCCGCGCCCCGCCCCCTGGGCCGCCGCCGTGATCACGGCGGGACGGTGCGGGAGATCGCGGGCCCGCTCGACGCTGGTGACGACGATCGCCTGCCCGCCGTCGGTCTCCTGACAGCAGTCGAGCAGCCGCAGCGGCTCCACGATCCACCGCGACGCCGCATGGTCCTCCAGTGTGATCGGCTTCCCGTGGAAGTACGCCGCCGGATTGGTGGCCGCGTACGCGCGATCCATGACGGCGACCTGACCGAACGCCTCCGGGCCCAGGCCGTACGCGTGGAGGTAGCGCTGCGCCGCCATCGCCACCCACGACGCGGGCGTCAGCAGCCCGAACGGCAGTGCCCAGCCGAGCGCCGCCCCCTCCGCCGACGGCTCCCGATGCTGCACCCCGGAGCCGAATCTCCTGCCCGAGCGCTCATTGAACGCCCGGTAGCAGACGACCACTTCGGCCACCCCGGTCGCCACGGCGAGCGCGGCCTGCTGAACGGTGGCACAGGCCGCACCGCCGCCGTAGTGGACCCGGGAGAAGAACGAGAGGTCCCCTATCCCGGCCGCCTGCGCGACGGTGATCTCCGGACTGGTGTCCATGGTGAACGTGACCATGCCGTCGACGTCGGCGGGGGAAAGCCCGGCGTCGTCGAGCGCCGCGCCCACCGCCTCCACCGCGAGCTTCAGCTCACTGCGCCCGGAGTCCTTGGAGAACTCGGTCGCCCCGATCCCGGCGATCGCCGCCCGCCCACCGAGACTGTCCTTCGCCCGCACACTCATGCCGGCCTCCCCGACGCCGAGGGACGGGACGGCGTACTCGTGGGGTTCGCAGGGCTCGCGAGACCCGGGAGCGTGACCGTCACCGTGCCGGTGACGTGCGTGCCCAGCCCGTTGACCCCGACGATGCGCACCACGGTCGTGACACCCCCGCCGCCGGACCCGCCCCCGCTCCCGTCTCCTTCTTCGACCTCGGTGACCGTCCCCGTCAACACCAGCGTGTCTCCTGGGTAGTTGGGAGCCCCCAGCCGTATAGAAACCTTGCGCAGAACCGAGGCGGGGCCGAAGTGATCGGTGATGTAACGGCCGACGAGTCCGTTCGTCGTCAGGATGTTCATGAAGATGTCGGGGGAGCCCTTCTCCTTGGCGAGCTCCGCGTCGTGGTGCACATCCTGGTAGTCACGGGACGCGATGGCCCCGGAGACGATCAGCGTCCGGGTGACCGGGATCTCCGACGGCGCCAGCTTCGCGCCGACCCCGGCCCCGATCCCTGTCGAGGCATCCACCATCGCCACGTCCCCCTCCTCCCGACCCCTTGCCGCCCGGTCCATTCCCTCTGCCTTCACTTCCGCGCTGCCCACGTCGCCCCCGCCTCCTCCGTACCGCTCCCCTCGCCACCGGCGATCAAGTCGCCCAGCTCCGCGAGCAGTTCACCCCCGCATCCCAGATACGCGTCGAGCTGCCTGCCCCACAGGAAATGCCGGTGCACGGGATGCTCCAGGTCGGCGCCCATGCCACCGTGAAGATGCTGTCCGGCGTGCACGACCCGTCTGCCCGCTTCCGAAGCCCACCAGGCCGCGGTCAGCGCATGGCCCGCGTACGGCAGCCCCTCGTCCCGTCGCCATGCCGCCTCGTACGCGGTGACCCGGATGGCTTCCGTGTCCATATGGGCGTCGGCCGCCCGGAGTTGAACCCCCTGCTTCGCGGCGAGCGGTCTGCCGAACTGCTCCCGCTCGTTCGTGTACTCCACGGCACGCGCCAGCGACCCCGCGCAGACCCCGGCCTGGAGCCCCGCGAACGCGGTCCGCGCCATCGCCAGGACGTCGTCGTACGCGCCGGGCCCGCCGACCCTCTCCGCCGGCGCCCCGTCCAGAACCAGCCGGCCCGCCGACCAGGGCGCGGTGAGCTCGACCGCGTCGCAGCCGGCATCGGCCGTACACACTCTCCACAGGCTCCGGTCGGCCGCTACCACCAGAACCCAGGACGCGTCCCGGAGCCACGGGACCCAGGGCACCACTCCCGTGAGCCTCCCCGTGCCCCCGCCCGTCCCCGTCTCCCCTGCCTCCGCTCCGTCGACCCGCACCCCGGTCTGCGCGGGGAACGCCCCCGTGGCCACCTCCGTCCCGTCCCGCAGCCCCGGCAGCAGCCGGTCCCGCTGCTCGGAGGTGCCATGCCTCGCCACCGCGAGCAGCCCGTACGCGCAGCTGGCGGCGAACGGCACCTGTGCCGTCGTCCGGCCCTGCTCCTCCAGCATCAGCACGAGCCCGAGCAGCCCGGTCTCCTCCACCGCCCCCGGCAGCCCCGCCGAGCCGAGCGCCTTCCACAGCTCGGGGTCCGTTCCCGTGCCGGCCGCCGCGAGGCGCTCGGGGGTCGACAGGTCACCGAAGATCCGTGCGGCCAGGTCGGCCGCGGCCACCTGGTCCTGCGTAGGTGTGAAATCCACGTCAGCCCTCCCGCCCCGTAGCGACACGCTGAGCAACCCCCGCAGGGGCACCGTCACCGGCCCGGAAGACCGGCAGCTCCAATTCCTCGTCCACCCGCAGGAATTCGAGCCGTACCGGCATCCCTATGCGGACCTTGTCGTACGGCACCCCCACCACGTTGCTGATGATCCGGACGCCTTCGGCCAGCTCGATCAGGCCCACCGCGTACGGCGGGTCGAAGGCGGGGAAGGACGGGTGGTGCATCACCACGTACGAGAAGACGGTCCCCGCGCCGCTCGCCTCGACCGTGCTCCAGTCCTGCGAGGCGCACGCGCCGCACCCCGGCAGCCAGGGGAAACGCAGCGTCCCGCACGCCTCGCAGCGCTGGATGAGGAGGCGGTGCTCGCGGACCCCTTCCCAGAATCCGGCGTTGTCCCGGTTCACCACCGGACGAGGCCGCCGGGCCTGCTGCTCCCGCGCCGGCCCTTCCGCCCGCCCTGCCCGCGCCGCCGGGGCGTACTTGAGGATCCGGAAGCGATGCGTCCCGGCGAGCTCGCCATCAGCCCTGACATCCATGCGCGTCGTGACGAAGTGCCCCGTGCCCAGCTTCGTCGTCTTGCGCTCGGACACCGACTCGATCACCGCGTCGAAGGTGATCGCGTCACCGGGCCGCAGCGGCCGCAGATACTCCTGCTCGCAGTCGGTGGCGACGACCGAGGTGTACCCCGCGTCGTCCAGCAGCGCGAACAGCTCGTCGTAGGCGCCGCTGCGCCCCTGGTGCCCGGAGAGCCCACCCATCGTCCAGGCCTGGAGCATGGTCGGCGGCGCTATGGCGTCGGGCCCCTCGTACGCGGGGTTCGTGTCGCCCATCGCCTCGCACCAGTGCCTGATCATCGGCTCGTTGACCAGGTCCTTGCCCACCCCCGCGGTGGCGGCGGGCAGCCCTTCGAATGCCTTCAGCGCCTCGTACGTCATGTCGCCGGTCACCGCCGCCCCCTCCTCATCCCGAGCCGCATCGTCGCGACGATCTCCCGCTGCACCTCGCTCACGCCGCCGCCGAACGTGTTGATCTGCGCCGCCCTGTTCATCCGCTCCAGCTCCCCCTCCGCCGTCCCGCCCCAGGCACCACCATCCGACCCGCCACCACCGGACGCAGCACCCGCGTCGTCACCGCCAGCCCGGCCCCCGAACGCCCCCGGCGACCCGGCTCGAACCAGCGCCGCGTCTCCCGCGATCTCCTGACACATTCGGTACACCTCGACCGCCGATTCGGTTCCCATGACTTTCACGCCGCTCGCGTCGCCCGGCGCGAGCCGCCCCGCCCCGACGTCCCCCACCAAACGCCAGTTGAGCAGGCGTGTTGCCGCGAGACGGGCATGCACCTCGGCCAGCCGTGACCGCACCCACGGCAGGTCGATCCGGCGTTCCCCCGTCACCGGATCGGGTGAACGAACCGCTT
This window contains:
- a CDS encoding MaoC/PaaZ C-terminal domain-containing protein, yielding MVDASTGIGAGVGAKLAPSEIPVTRTLIVSGAIASRDYQDVHHDAELAKEKGSPDIFMNILTTNGLVGRYITDHFGPASVLRKVSIRLGAPNYPGDTLVLTGTVTEVEEGDGSGGGSGGGGVTTVVRIVGVNGLGTHVTGTVTVTLPGLASPANPTSTPSRPSASGRPA
- a CDS encoding lipid-transfer protein, which encodes MSVRAKDSLGGRAAIAGIGATEFSKDSGRSELKLAVEAVGAALDDAGLSPADVDGMVTFTMDTSPEITVAQAAGIGDLSFFSRVHYGGGAACATVQQAALAVATGVAEVVVCYRAFNERSGRRFGSGVQHREPSAEGAALGWALPFGLLTPASWVAMAAQRYLHAYGLGPEAFGQVAVMDRAYAATNPAAYFHGKPITLEDHAASRWIVEPLRLLDCCQETDGGQAIVVTSVERARDLPHRPAVITAAAQGAGRGQEQMTSFYRDDMTGLPEMGVVARQLWRSAGLAPGEIDVGILYDHFTPFVLMQLEEFGFCGPGEAADFVAERRLPLNTHGGQLGEAYLHGMNGIAEAVRQVRGTAVNQIAGAATALVTAGTGVPTSGLILGADG
- a CDS encoding bifunctional MaoC family dehydratase N-terminal/OB-fold nucleic acid binding domain-containing protein yields the protein MTYEALKAFEGLPAATAGVGKDLVNEPMIRHWCEAMGDTNPAYEGPDAIAPPTMLQAWTMGGLSGHQGRSGAYDELFALLDDAGYTSVVATDCEQEYLRPLRPGDAITFDAVIESVSERKTTKLGTGHFVTTRMDVRADGELAGTHRFRILKYAPAARAGRAEGPAREQQARRPRPVVNRDNAGFWEGVREHRLLIQRCEACGTLRFPWLPGCGACASQDWSTVEASGAGTVFSYVVMHHPSFPAFDPPYAVGLIELAEGVRIISNVVGVPYDKVRIGMPVRLEFLRVDEELELPVFRAGDGAPAGVAQRVATGREG
- a CDS encoding acyl-CoA dehydrogenase family protein, with translation MDFTPTQDQVAAADLAARIFGDLSTPERLAAAGTGTDPELWKALGSAGLPGAVEETGLLGLVLMLEEQGRTTAQVPFAASCAYGLLAVARHGTSEQRDRLLPGLRDGTEVATGAFPAQTGVRVDGAEAGETGTGGGTGRLTGVVPWVPWLRDASWVLVVAADRSLWRVCTADAGCDAVELTAPWSAGRLVLDGAPAERVGGPGAYDDVLAMARTAFAGLQAGVCAGSLARAVEYTNEREQFGRPLAAKQGVQLRAADAHMDTEAIRVTAYEAAWRRDEGLPYAGHALTAAWWASEAGRRVVHAGQHLHGGMGADLEHPVHRHFLWGRQLDAYLGCGGELLAELGDLIAGGEGSGTEEAGATWAARK